TTTTGAGTATAAATTTTTGAGAAATAATTGAAAATATACTAAATAGAAGGGTGAAAATATTCAAAACAAACAAAATAAAAAACGAAAAATTGATATTTCCTCCCGTAAATAGTATTAACATTACACTTCCAGTAAAATATCCAAATCCAATTTCAGCCCATCCAAAAATTCCAAAAACCTTCGACAAATCTGAATTTATAGTTTTATCACAATCCCCTCCAATAGCCTTACAAGCTTTCAAAATTTCACTATTCTCATTTTTTAGGTATTCCAGGTTTAACAGGGAGACAGTAATGTAAATTCCAATTAGATTTGTGAATAATAAGGTAAAACCTAAATAATCTTTTGAAAGAATAAAATCCAACAACAAGGAAAATGCCCCCAAGAATAACAAACCCATAAGTCCTTTTTCAAAAAAATACTCTATCCTATTGGAAAAATAGTTTTCTTCACCTGGCTTTGAAAACAGTTTCTTTTTGGTAATTACTATCCCTGTCCAATCTTTTCGAAATTCTTCCCATCCTGAAGTCCATTTCGTAGTTCTTGATTTTTCAATTGTTATTTTTTCAGTATCATAATTAGAAATAACAAAAAGTTCAGTTCCAATTTCAGAATCTGTTTTCAAAATTTTTGTTGTCAATAATGGTAAAGGCAAACCCTCAGGAATTTTTCCCTCATTTTTGAAATCAAACGAAATAGTTTCAACTTTATAATCATTAAGTAGTAAATCTTTTATTGCAAAAAGCGAGGGGGAGAATGGATGTGAAGTAAGTTTTTCTTTTAGATTAAATGAATTAACCTTTACTCCTATCTTTCGTAGCCAATGCCTAAGAGGTTGAAACAAATACTTTTGGTTGTTGTCGCTTGAGGCCATTAATTTTCAATTAAATTTAATTTTGATAATTGGGTTTGGATTTCAGGTAACTTCCCACGAGTTAAAACGATACCATCTTTATCAATTAAAAAATAAGTAGGATAACCGATTACATTATAGTTTGCTACAACACCGTCTAACTCAAAAGCTTCACTAATAGGAAGGTATATCTGTTTCCAATTCATTCCATTTTTCTTTACATATTCGGAAACTTTTGTCACATCATTATCTAAAGCAATCCCTACAAACTCAACCTTTTCCATTTTAATAGAATTGTAAAGATTTTTTAAAGTAGGATGATCAGCCTTACATGGACCACACCAAGTTCCCCAAAAAATAAGGACAAAATACTTACTCTTTTGCGAATGCAGATTAAACATATTCCCAGATAGAATATCTACACCTGTTATTTCTGGAGCCCTAAAACCTTCAATCCCCCCTTCAAAGTCCATTTTTTTATTGAGTTCTTTTTTTGAAATCATTACTTTATTCATTCCAAAATCAAATGAGTCAATAGAAATTGATAAGTTATTGTTAAGTATAATATCTTGCTCAAACCTGTATGGTATGGAGCCTCGCCCAACACTATTCACACTATTTCCATACTCACTAATATAAATGGAAGCGGATGCAAAGTCATAATCCGGGAAAAAATCTATATATAGGTTATATCTTTCATTTTCAATTGAGAATGATCCTCTATACGATTGAAACACTTTTAATGATATTGCAAGATCTTCATAGGTCTTGTCTTTTGGGGAGGAGAATTTAATAAAGGGTTGAACTTTGGCTAGAATCGATCTCGAATAAATTTTATCGCTATAATATAGATCGTAATAAATGTTCAATAAAGGAGCTAATTGGTAAGACATTAACCTTTCTTCCAATGATTGGAAAACAGTATCATATTCAAAAACAGGTTCGTCAGAAAAATCTTGATTATTATTTGAATCAACAATTATTACTTTTTTCCCTTTCCTAAAACCCGTCAAAGCCTCTATTTCATGATTAACACGCTTCTCTGTAATGAATCTAGGATCATATTCTAATTCTTCAAATCTGTCTTTAGAAAATTCATTATTTTTAACTAGGTTCAAATAATGTAGAGGAATTGACATAGGACATTTCCAAAGTAAAAAAGTATCTAAATCTCCAGGTATTCCAACGATATTGTTGTTTGATGGCTCAGATATCTGGAAAGTGCGTGAGTATGTATAATTAGTAGTGACCGATTTTCGGACAGGAACCTCAATTTTCTGTTGAGAAAAAAGAGGTGTCAGAAATACAGTGGAACCAATAAAAATTATCAAACTATAAGAGAACAAATTGACAATCTGCTTTAAAAGAATCATATTTTCACTTTTATTCTTTTGTCTATATTTTTATTAAAATAATTTGCCAAGTGCAGAAAGATTTTCTGCACTTGGCTTTAAGTCCAACTATTCGACTATACACATTCAGCCTTTGTTCTGGTTGGATCTCCGCATCCGTCTTTGTTTAACTTACATTGCTTTGGTGGTTGGCAAACCACCAATTCACCGCAGTCATCACAATAGACTCCTTGGCCACCTCCATCAATTCCACCATAAACCTTTTTTAACACTCCATCATTTACAATGAAGTTACTAAATTTCTTACTAATTTCATTTTTCATTTTTCATTAATTTAAGTAATACCTACTCTATTAATGGGTTTTCAGCATTCCCCAACGAAATCAAATTTCGATTTACAACGTTGCCCCAACAAAAATGCTTACCAACCGTGCAAAAATCATGCATCCAATGAAATAATTTTAAAAGAGCATTTCCTCCTTTCATATTCTTCCTATCCTCCATACTCAAAACTATATCAAATTGAAATTTAATTTCATTTTCGTAGTAATATGAGCATCTTTCTCTACAATAACATATTTCGGCTCCAAAGGACTTCAAACCATCTAAAAGGTTATAGACTGTTCGTAATGAAACGTCTAGTTTTCTAGCTAAATCCTTTGGAGATCCTGTAGCCTTCAACCTAATGAGTTGGTCTAATCTTTCCAATTGTCTAAGCTGATCGATTAACTTTGTCATAAATGGTGTTTTAGAATTAAATGGACTAAGAACTATTTATTCTTAATTAAATCATGTATTTGCTGAAAAATTCGTTTTAATATGCTTTTATCTTCTGTGATTAGGTTAACATTGCCACTCATGTTTTGATTGAAAGGTATTGAAATATTATAGGTGGTTTTTAAGGAATCTATTGTTTTTTTGTAAAATTTGTTTTTTAAAGCCAATCTTACATTGTAATTATAGCCTGTTTCTGTTTTTTGAGGTATTGCTGCAATTTTCACCACTTCAGCTTCAATTGAACCATATTCTTTATGGGGCCATTCATCAAGAAAAATTTGTCCTGAGGTTCCCATTTGAATTTTCCCTGAACCAGTTACTGGTAATTGACAATATGCAAATACTTTATTATTATTATTTTTTGGTAATAAAATAGTAAAAAGAAGTTCTTGAGAATTAACAGCCATTTTATTCCCTATTGATGGATTAAAAATAATTTTCCCCGCGATGGGCGCAGAAATTAAAACTGCATCTTTCCACCTTTGGATTTCACCTTTCAGGGCTTCACATTGTTGAATTATAAACATGGCTTTCTCATGTTTTTCTTTTTTATAATTGTTTCTTATGTTGTTTTTTTGCGAAACTAATTGTTCTATTTTCATGTCATTTTGGATTCGAGATGTTTGTATTTGTTCAAGATTTCTTTTTTGAACCAAATAGGATATCTCTGCTTTTTCTTTTTCCTGTTCACTAATCACATTCTCCTGAAATAGTTTAAGTTCTCGTTCAAAATCCTTTTGGACCAACATGGTTTCAGCTTCAAAAATTTTTTCTTGTTTTAGCAATGAGGTATTCAGCCTCTGCAATTGAAGAATTTCATCAGTTATTGAACTTATTTGTTCCTTAATAAATACATCATCATTCAGGTATTTAAGTTCCTTTATCGTTTGTGAAAGTTTGGCAAAAGAGGCTTGCATATTACCTAAAATCAAATCTTTATAAGTGAAAGTATTAGGCAATTCTCCAAATGACTCAGAAGAACGTAAAGAGTCAACAATATTTTCCATAATTAATACATCTTCTAATTTGGCCGAATTTTTAATTAAAGCAAGCACATCTTTCTCCTTAACCATCATACCATCCTTGACAAAAATTGAATCAAGTATTCCAATACTAGGAGCAACTATCTCGGTTGGTGCATTTTCTGTACGTATAATCACTTGCGCTTCTAACTTATCAGGATATTTTATTATAGCACTTAAAACGATAAATACTAAAGTACCAAGGAATATGACTGATATTCCAGAGTGTAAAATCCATCCAGGAGGATTT
This sequence is a window from Lewinellaceae bacterium. Protein-coding genes within it:
- a CDS encoding thioredoxin domain-containing protein, whose product is MASSDNNQKYLFQPLRHWLRKIGVKVNSFNLKEKLTSHPFSPSLFAIKDLLLNDYKVETISFDFKNEGKIPEGLPLPLLTTKILKTDSEIGTELFVISNYDTEKITIEKSRTTKWTSGWEEFRKDWTGIVITKKKLFSKPGEENYFSNRIEYFFEKGLMGLLFLGAFSLLLDFILSKDYLGFTLLFTNLIGIYITVSLLNLEYLKNENSEILKACKAIGGDCDKTINSDLSKVFGIFGWAEIGFGYFTGSVMLILFTGGNINFSFFILFVLNIFTLLFSIFSIISQKFILKKWCPICLLTLVVFWAQFMGFFMFGDPSVNLEGLSFIPFISTVILFILPFSLWLLIKPFFSFYSIGKSYQRALYDFKYVANIFDVLKKEIPFPELEFLGPIVHNEGDSNILVLVTNPLCKTCKKVHNELKHILELGGSILPNLKIKIVFGLLTENHKTKDFIIVEHLIKIYLAEGRQEFLNAISFIYNQVREVELYDFYKKFPVSKNVSKETIMNMIASQKKWCDENGVKGTPSIIVNGYKLSNIFTLKDLRFFVEEIQENKKQPVQL
- a CDS encoding TlpA family protein disulfide reductase yields the protein MILLKQIVNLFSYSLIIFIGSTVFLTPLFSQQKIEVPVRKSVTTNYTYSRTFQISEPSNNNIVGIPGDLDTFLLWKCPMSIPLHYLNLVKNNEFSKDRFEELEYDPRFITEKRVNHEIEALTGFRKGKKVIIVDSNNNQDFSDEPVFEYDTVFQSLEERLMSYQLAPLLNIYYDLYYSDKIYSRSILAKVQPFIKFSSPKDKTYEDLAISLKVFQSYRGSFSIENERYNLYIDFFPDYDFASASIYISEYGNSVNSVGRGSIPYRFEQDIILNNNLSISIDSFDFGMNKVMISKKELNKKMDFEGGIEGFRAPEITGVDILSGNMFNLHSQKSKYFVLIFWGTWCGPCKADHPTLKNLYNSIKMEKVEFVGIALDNDVTKVSEYVKKNGMNWKQIYLPISEAFELDGVVANYNVIGYPTYFLIDKDGIVLTRGKLPEIQTQLSKLNLIEN
- a CDS encoding HTH domain-containing protein, translated to MTKLIDQLRQLERLDQLIRLKATGSPKDLARKLDVSLRTVYNLLDGLKSFGAEICYCRERCSYYYENEIKFQFDIVLSMEDRKNMKGGNALLKLFHWMHDFCTVGKHFCWGNVVNRNLISLGNAENPLIE
- a CDS encoding HlyD family efflux transporter periplasmic adaptor subunit — encoded protein: MSNLKIKQNSDLIEVSKQDEIQEMLGNPPGWILHSGISVIFLGTLVFIVLSAIIKYPDKLEAQVIIRTENAPTEIVAPSIGILDSIFVKDGMMVKEKDVLALIKNSAKLEDVLIMENIVDSLRSSESFGELPNTFTYKDLILGNMQASFAKLSQTIKELKYLNDDVFIKEQISSITDEILQLQRLNTSLLKQEKIFEAETMLVQKDFERELKLFQENVISEQEKEKAEISYLVQKRNLEQIQTSRIQNDMKIEQLVSQKNNIRNNYKKEKHEKAMFIIQQCEALKGEIQRWKDAVLISAPIAGKIIFNPSIGNKMAVNSQELLFTILLPKNNNNKVFAYCQLPVTGSGKIQMGTSGQIFLDEWPHKEYGSIEAEVVKIAAIPQKTETGYNYNVRLALKNKFYKKTIDSLKTTYNISIPFNQNMSGNVNLITEDKSILKRIFQQIHDLIKNK